The window AAAAGAAACAAGGGATCAATTGATGAGCAAATATGATCAACAATACCCAGGTTATGGATTTGCTGATAATGCAGGCTATGGAACAGCTAAGCATTTAGAAGGGCTAAATACATTAGGCATTACACCTATCCATAGACGTACCTTTGCACCTATTAAAGATATGATTTAAAAAATGAAAGCCACTCTTAATCACTAATATAATTAGTGAAAGGGAGGCTTTTTTTATGACTAATCAACGTTTTGAATTATTTTTATTAAAACATTTACATGGTATTGGTAATAAAGGGCTACTAAAATTGCTCAATCATATTATATTAAACGGAGAAACAATTAAAAATTATGCTGCAACTGACTTAATGAGGATAGCAGGCGTTTCAACACGTTATCAACCACTATTTGAACAAAGTGTTAAGATGATTTGGAATCATCAGGATGAATTATTAGAAGCGTTTTATCGTACCGAATTTCTAACTATTATGGATGAAGATTATCCGATGTTATTATTAGAAACATACAATCCGCCTGTTGGTTTATTTTATAAAGGGGATAAAAAACTATTGAGAAATGCCACTTTAGCAGTAGTTGGTACACGTGAAGCAACGTCCTATGGTAAAAAGCTAACTAATAAAATAGTTGCGGATTTAATTAAGCAACAGTATACTATCGTAAGTGGACTAGCTAAAGGTATTGATACATTTGCACATCAAGAAGCAATAGCAGCTCAAGGTCAAACTATCGCGGTTGTTGCACATGGTTTAGATAAAATTTATCCTAAAGAAAATGCAGAACTCTTTGAGAAGTTGTCCACTAGTCACTTAGTTTTATCCGAATATAAGGAAGGGACTTTACCAAAGAAACATCAATTCCCTATGCGCAATCGAATCATTGCAGGTCTATCACATGGTGTTTGTGTGATAGAAGCCAAGCAACGAAGTGGTTCACTCATTACAGCACAACAAGCTTTAGACAATAATCGAGAAGTATTTGCAGTTCCAGGACCAATTGATGCGTCTAATTCGGAAGGTTGTCATGAATTGATCCAAAATGGTGCAAAACTTGTGACATCTGCCAACCATATAATAGAAGAAATTAAACAATTTCGACTAGATAATGTTGACAAACGTTTGACGAAATAATAATATATGATACGATTTAAAAGTAGAATCGTTAAATAAAGGTGGTTAGTCGGCATGGTATTTAAATATTTGGTGATTGTAGAATCACCTGCAAAAGCAAAGACTATAGAAAAGTATTTAGGAAAAAATTATAAAGTGGTCGCAAGTGTCGGTCATTTAAGAGATTTACCAAAAAGCCG is drawn from Vagococcus xieshaowenii and contains these coding sequences:
- the dprA gene encoding DNA-processing protein DprA — translated: MTNQRFELFLLKHLHGIGNKGLLKLLNHIILNGETIKNYAATDLMRIAGVSTRYQPLFEQSVKMIWNHQDELLEAFYRTEFLTIMDEDYPMLLLETYNPPVGLFYKGDKKLLRNATLAVVGTREATSYGKKLTNKIVADLIKQQYTIVSGLAKGIDTFAHQEAIAAQGQTIAVVAHGLDKIYPKENAELFEKLSTSHLVLSEYKEGTLPKKHQFPMRNRIIAGLSHGVCVIEAKQRSGSLITAQQALDNNREVFAVPGPIDASNSEGCHELIQNGAKLVTSANHIIEEIKQFRLDNVDKRLTK